From the Lysobacter soyae genome, the window GGGCGCTTGTGCAGTGCCCGGTCAAAACTCAAGCGCAGTTTGCGGGCGTCGAAGTGTTCACGGCGGCCATCGGTCTTGATGATCACCGGCAACTTCAGTTCCACGGTTTCCAGCGTTGAAAATCTTTCGCCGCAGGCTTCGCACTCGCGACGCCGACGGATCGTCGCGCCATCGTCGCTGACACGCGAATCGATGACGCGGCTATCGGTGTGCTGGCAAAACGGGCAGTGCACGAATCAGCCGTAGACCGGGAATTGTTTGCACTGCTTCTCGACGTTTTCACGCACTCCGTTGATGACGTTCTCATCTTTCGGGTTGTCGAGCACATCGCAGATCCAGTTGGCCAACGCAATGCAATCGGGCTCCAGATAGCCGCGCGTGGTGACGGCCGGCGTGCCCAAACGCAGACCCGAAGTGACAAAGGGCTTGCGCGGATCATTCGGCACCGAATTCTTGTTGACGGTGATATGCGCGCGACCGAGTGCTTCTTCAGCCTCTTTGCCGCTCACGTCTTTACCGATCATGTCCACCAACATCAAATGGTTTTCCGTGCCGCCGGACACGATTTTGTAGCCGCGCGAAATGATCACCTTCGCCATGGCTTGGGCGTTCTTCACCACTTGGGTTTGGTAAGCCTTGAAAGCCGGATCGAGGGCTTCCTTGAACGCCACAGCCTTGGCGGCAATGACGTGCATCAACGGACCGCCTTGGATGCCCGGAAATACAATCGATTGCAGCTTTTTGGCGATCTCTTCGGACGGGTTTTTGGCGATGATGATGCCGCCACGCGGACCGCGCAGGGTCTTATGCGTGGTGGAAGTGACGACATGGGCGTGCGGCACCGGGCTCGGATAGACACCGGCGGCGATCAAGCCCGCCACGTGCGCCATATCGACGAAGAAAATCGCACCGACTTTGTCGGCGATGTCACGCATGCGCTTCCAATCCACCACTTGCGAATAGGCCGAGAATCCGCCCACCAACATTTTCGGTTTGTGTTCGACCGCCAAACGCTCGACCTCGTCGTAGTCGATCAGGCCTTGGTCGTTGACGCCGTATTGCACCGCGTTGAACAGCTTGCCGCTGATATTGACGCTGGCGCCGTGGGTGAGGTGTCCGCCGTGCGCCAAGCTCATGCCGAGGATGGTGTCGCCGGGGCTCAGCAGTGCGAAGTACACCGCTTGATTGGCTTGCGAACCGGAGTGAGGTTGCACGTTCGCGTAATCGCAATCGTAAAGTTCCTTGAGACGATCGATCGCCAGTTGTTCGGCGACGTCGACGAATTCACAGCCGCCGTAGTAGCGCTTGCCCGGATAGCCTTCCGCGTACTTGTTGGTGAGCTGACTGCCCTGCGCTTCCATCACCGCGGGGCTGGTGTAGTTTTCCGATGCGATCAGCTCGACGTGATCCTCCTGACGCTGGTTTTCACCGGCGATGGCGCGGGCGAGGTCGGGGTCGAACTTGGCAATCGTCACATCACGCGAAAACATGGCAGCTCCGTTTGGGGGAAGAGGGTGTCGAATCAATCCCCATTGTAGGGGTGCGACCCGAGCCATGTCATTGAAACGGTGGCGTATGCGGGGAAATAATCCGGACAAAAAGAAAGCGCGCCACCAGGGCGCGCTTCCCACTCCAATCTCGTT encodes:
- the glyA gene encoding serine hydroxymethyltransferase, translating into MFSRDVTIAKFDPDLARAIAGENQRQEDHVELIASENYTSPAVMEAQGSQLTNKYAEGYPGKRYYGGCEFVDVAEQLAIDRLKELYDCDYANVQPHSGSQANQAVYFALLSPGDTILGMSLAHGGHLTHGASVNISGKLFNAVQYGVNDQGLIDYDEVERLAVEHKPKMLVGGFSAYSQVVDWKRMRDIADKVGAIFFVDMAHVAGLIAAGVYPSPVPHAHVVTSTTHKTLRGPRGGIIIAKNPSEEIAKKLQSIVFPGIQGGPLMHVIAAKAVAFKEALDPAFKAYQTQVVKNAQAMAKVIISRGYKIVSGGTENHLMLVDMIGKDVSGKEAEEALGRAHITVNKNSVPNDPRKPFVTSGLRLGTPAVTTRGYLEPDCIALANWICDVLDNPKDENVINGVRENVEKQCKQFPVYG